A genomic window from Macaca mulatta isolate MMU2019108-1 chromosome 19, T2T-MMU8v2.0, whole genome shotgun sequence includes:
- the POLRMT gene encoding DNA-directed RNA polymerase, mitochondrial isoform X16: MSVLCWGRGAAGLRRALQPCGCPGLLAKEGILGGVCGPRRSSSASPQEQDQDRRKDWGHVELLEVLQARVRQLQAESVSEVVVNRVDVARLPERGSGDGGPQPPRKVQRGATGASPVPRSGWAQRLEKDKRIQRMHMQQLEVNLQMQVQSQSEELKVWPKHLQVEPRLLSKQLAVFLAPESSWEEQLPRVLQEAPRKLRLTVGRAPSTQAQLSGQQQKLLAFFKCCLLTNHLPLAHHLLVTHHSQQRKQKLLTLDMYNTVMLGWARQGAFRELVYVLLMVKDAGLTPDLLSYAAILQCMGRRGQDAGTIERCLKQMSQEGLKLQALFTAVPLSEEEQATVLKAVHKVKPTFSLPPRPPPAVNTSKLLRAVYAKDGPVSYPKLHLPLKTLQSLFEKQLCVELASKVCVVSVEKPALPSKEVTHARKTLQTLRDHWEKALCRVLQETKNHLEVEVHKGRFSLYPFLCLLDEREVVQMLLQVLQALPAQGESFTTLARELSARTFSRHVVQRRRLSGQVQALETYYRKYLHLLASDTKVPNPCLPRQYWEALGAPEALREQPWPLPVQMELGKQLAEMLVQATRMPSSLDNRHGSSRLVPVLYHVYSFRNVQQIGILKPHPAYVQLLETAAEPTLTFEAVDVPMLCPPLPWTSPHTGAFLLSPTKLMRTVEGATQHQELLETCPPTALHGALDALTQLGNCAWRVNGRVLDLVLQLFQAKGCPKLGVPAPASEAPQPAEAHVPQSAAPARKAELRRELARCQKLAREMHSLRAEALYRLSLAQHLRGRVFWLPHNMDFRGRTYPCPPHFNHLGSDVARALLEFAQGRPLGPHGLDWLKIHLVNLTGFKKREPLRKRLAFAEEVMDDILDSADQPMTGRKWWMGAEEPWQTLACCMEVANAVRCSDPAAYVSHLPVHQDGSCNGLQHYAALGRDSVGAASVNLEPSDVPQDVYSGVAAQVVKQTVMTVVYGVTRYGGRLQIEKRLRELTDFPQEFVWEASHYLVRQVFKSLQEMFSGTRAIQHWLTESARLISHMGSVVEWVTPLGIPIIQPYRLEHKVKQVRGGIQSITYIHNGDISQKPNTRKQKNGFPPNFIHSLDSSHMMLTALHCYRKGLTFVSVHDCYWTHAADVAVMNQVCREQFVCLHSEPILEDLSRFLVSRFCPNPTPRKISQCWEASQLKETLQAVPKPGAFDLERVKHSTYFFS; the protein is encoded by the exons TGCTCCAGGCGCGGGTGCGGCAGCTGCAGGCTGAGAGCGTGTCTGAGGTGGTGGTGAACAGGGTGGATGTGGCGCGGCTCCCAGAACGTGGCAGTGGAGATGGTGGCCCCCAGCCACCCAGGAAGGTCCAGAGGGGGGCCACGGGTGCCAGCCCGGTGCCCCGTAGCGGCTGGGCACAGAGACTGGAGAAGGATAAGCGGATCCAGCGGATGCACATGCAGCAGTTGGAGGTGAACCTGCAGATGCAAGTCCAGAGCCAGAGCGAGGAGTTGAAGGTGTGGCCCAAGCACCTGCAGGTGGAGCCCCGGCTCCTGAGCAAGCAGCTGGCCGTTTTCCTGGCCCCTGAGAGCTCCTGGGAGGAGCAGCTGCCCCGGGTGCTGCAGGAGGCCCCTCGGAAGCTGAGGCTCACCGTGGGGCGGGCCCCGTCCACGCAGGCCCAGCTCTCAGGTCAGCAGCAGAAGCTCCTGGCCTTCTTCAAGTGCTGCCTGCTCACCAACCACCTGCCCCTTGCCCACCACTTGCTGGTCACCCACCACAGCCAGCAGCGGAAACAGAAGCTGCTCACTCTGGACATGTACAACACCGTCATGCTTGGCTGGGCGCGGCAG GGGGCCTTCAGGGAGCTGGTGTATGTGTTGTTGATGGTGAAGGATGCTGGActcaccccagacctgctgtCCTACGCGGCCATCCTCCAGTGCATGGGGAGGCGGGGCCAGGACGCTGGGACCATTGAAAG GTGTCTGAAACAGATGAGCCAGGAGGGGCTGAAGCTGCAGGCGCTCTTCACCGCCGTGCCGCTGTCCGAGGAGGAGCAGGCCACTGTGCTGAAGGCCGTGCACAAGGTGAAGCCCACCTTCAGCCTCCCGCCGCGGCCGCCGCCCGCGGTCAACACCTCGAAGCTGCTCAGGGCCGTGTATGCCAAG GATGGGCCGGTGTCCTACCCGAAGCTACACTTGCCCCTGAAGACCCTGCAGTCGCTTTTTGAGAAGCAGCTTTGCGTGGAGCTGGCCAGCAAGGTGTGCGTGGTGTCTGTGGAGAAGCCTGCATTGCCAAGCAAGGAGGTCACGCACGCG CGGAAGACCCTGCAGACCCTGCGGGACCACTGGGAGAAAGCGCTGTGCCGGGTGCTGCAGGAGACCAAGAAccacctggaggtggaggtgcaCAAGGGCCGGTTCTCACTGTACCCCTTCCTGTGCCTGCTGGACGAGCGCGAGGTGGtgcagatgctgctgcag GTCCTGCAGGCGCTGCCCGCCCAGGGCGAGTCCTTCACCACCCTGGCCCGGGAGCTGAGCGCACGCACTTTCAGCCGGCATGTGGTGCAGAGGCGGCGGCTCAGTGGTCAGGTGCAGGCGCTGGAGACGTACTACAGGAAGTACCTGCACCTGCTGGCCTCGGACACCAAG GTGCCCAACCCCTGCCTGCCGCGGCAGTACTGGGAGGCGCTGGGGGCGCCCGAGGCCCTGCGGGAGCAGCCCTGGCCCCTGCCAGTGCAGATGGAGCTGGGCAAGCAGCTGGCGGAGATGCTGGTGCAAGCCACGCGGATGCCGTCCAGTCTGGACAACCGGCACGGCTCCTCCCGGCTTGTTCCCGTGCTCTACCACGTGTACTCCTTCCGCAACGTCCAGCAG ATCGGCATCCTGAAGCCGCACCCGGCTTACGTGCAGCTGCTGGAGACGGCCGCGGAGCCCACGCTGACCTTCGAGGCGGTGGATGTGCCCATGCTGTGTCCCCCGCTGCCCTGGACCTCACCGCACACGGGCGCCTTTCTGCTCAGCCCCACCAAGCTGATGCGCACGGTGGAAGGCGCCACGCAGCACCAGGAGCTGCTGGAAACCTGCCCGCCCACCGCGCTGCACGGCGCTCTGGACGCTCTCACCCAACTGGGCAACTGCGCCTGGCGCGTCAACGGGCGGGTGCTGGACCTGGTGCTGCAGCTCTTCCAGGCCAAGGGCTGCCCCAAGCTAGGCGTGCCGGCCCCGGCCTCCGAGGCTCCCCAGCCGGCGGAGGCCCACGTGCCGCAGAGCGCCGCGCCCGCCCGCAAGGCTGAGCTGCGCCGGGAGCTGGCGCGCTGCCAGAAGTTGGCCCGGGAGATGCACAGCCTGCGGGCGGAGGCGCTGTACCGCCTGTCTCTGGCGCAGCACCTGCGGGGCCGCGTCTTCTGGCTGCCGCACAACATGGACTTCCGCGGCCGCACCTACCCGTGCCCGCCGCACTTCAACCACCTGGGCAGCGACGTGGCGCGGGCCCTGCTGGAGTTCGCCCAGGGCCGCCCGCTCGGCCCGCACGGCCTGGACTGGCTCAAGATCCACTTGGTCAACCTCACCGGGTTCAAGAAGCGCGAACCGCTGCGGAAGCGCCTGGCCTTCGCGGAGGAGGTGATGGACGACATCCTGGATTCGGCGGACCAGCCCATGACG GGCCGAAAGTGGTGGATGGGCGCTGAGGAACCCTGGCAGACGCTGGCCTGCTGTATGGAGGTGGCGAACGCCGTACGCTGCTCCGACCCTGCTGCCTACGTTTCCCACCTCCCCGTCCACCAG GACGGCTCTTGCAACGGCCTACAGCATTATGCTGCCCTGGGCCGCGACAGCGTGGGCGCCGCCTCGGTCAACCTGGAGCCCTCGGATGTGCCCCAGGACGTGTACAGCGGCGTGGCTGCGCAG GTGGTGAAGCAGACGGTGATGACTGTGGTGTACGGGGTCACCCGCTACGGCGGCCGTCTGCAGATTGAGAAGCGCCTCCGGGAGCTGACCGACTTTCCCCAG GAGTTTGTGTGGGAGGCCTCCCACTACCTCGTACGCCAGGTCTTCAAGAGTCTACAGGAGATGTTCTCAGGGACCCGGGCCATCCAG CACTGGCTGACCGAGAGCGCCCGCCTCATCTCCCACATGGGCTCCGTGGTGGAGTGGGTCACACCCCTGGGTATCCCCATCATCCAGCCCTACCGCCTGGAGCACAAGGTCAAG CAAGTACGAGGTGGGATTCAGAGCATCACCTACATCCACAATGGAGACATCAGCCA GAAGCCCAACACGCGTAAGCAGAAGAACGGGTTCCCACCGAACTTCATCCACTCGCTGGACTCCTCGCATATGATGCTCACTGCCCTGCACTGCTACAG GAAGGGCCTGACCTTCGTCTCTGTGCACGACTGTTACTGGACCCACGCAGCTGATGTCGCCGTCATGAACCAG GTGTGCCGGGAGCAGTTTGTCTGCTTGCACAGTGAACCCATCCTGGAGGACCTGTCCCGGTTCCTGGTCAGCCGGTTCTGCCCTAA CCCCACACCCCGGAAGATCTCCCAGTGCTGGGAGGCCAGCCAGCTGAAGGAGACCCTGCAGGCAGTGCCCAAGCCAG GGGCCTTCGACCTGGAGCGGGTGAAGCATTCCACCTACTTTTTCAGCTGA
- the POLRMT gene encoding DNA-directed RNA polymerase, mitochondrial isoform X6, producing the protein MSVLCWGRGAAGLRRALQPCGCPGLLAKEGILGGVCGPRRSSSASPQEQDQDRRKDWGHVELLEVLQARVRQLQAESVSEVVVNRVDVARLPERGSGDGGPQPPRKVQRGATGASPVPRSGWAQRLEKDKRIQRMHMQQLEVNLQMQVQSQSEELKVWPKHLQVEPRLLSKQLAVFLAPESSWEEQLPRVLQEAPRKLRLTVGRAPSTQAQLSGQQQKLLAFFKCCLLTNHLPLAHHLLVTHHSQQRKQKLLTLDMYNTVMLGWARQGAFRELVYVLLMVKDAGLTPDLLSYAAILQCMGRRGQDAGTIERCLKQMSQEGLKLQALFTAVPLSEEEQATVLKAVHKVKPTFSLPPRPPPAVNTSKLLRAVYAKDGPVSYPKLHLPLKTLQSLFEKQLCVELASKVCVVSVEKPALPSKEVTHARKTLQTLRDHWEKALCRVLQETKNHLEVEVHKGRFSLYPFLCLLDEREVVQMLLQALPAQGESFTTLARELSARTFSRHVVQRRRLSGQVQALETYYRKYLHLLASDTKVPNPCLPRQYWEALGAPEALREQPWPLPVQMELGKQLAEMLVQATRMPSSLDNRHGSSRLVPVLYHVYSFRNVQQIGILKPHPAYVQLLETAAEPTLTFEAVDVPMLCPPLPWTSPHTGAFLLSPTKLMRTVEGATQHQELLETCPPTALHGALDALTQLGNCAWRVNGRVLDLVLQLFQAKGCPKLGVPAPASEAPQPAEAHVPQSAAPARKAELRRELARCQKLAREMHSLRAEALYRLSLAQHLRGRVFWLPHNMDFRGRTYPCPPHFNHLGSDVARALLEFAQGRPLGPHGLDWLKIHLVNLTGFKKREPLRKRLAFAEEVMDDILDSADQPMTGRKWWMGAEEPWQTLACCMEVANAVRCSDPAAYVSHLPVHQDGSCNGLQHYAALGRDSVGAASVNLEPSDVPQDVYSGVAAQVEVFRRQDAQRGTRVAQMLEGFITRKVVKQTVMTVVYGVTRYGGRLQIEKRLRELTDFPQEFVWEASHYLVRQVFKSLQEMFSGTRAIQHWLTESARLISHMGSVVEWVTPLGIPIIQPYRLEHKVKQVRGGIQSITYIHNGDISQKPNTRKQKNGFPPNFIHSLDSSHMMLTALHCYRSRPLCRRKGLTFVSVHDCYWTHAADVAVMNQVCREQFVCLHSEPILEDLSRFLVSRFCPNPTPRKISQCWEASQLKETLQAVPKPGAFDLERVKHSTYFFS; encoded by the exons TGCTCCAGGCGCGGGTGCGGCAGCTGCAGGCTGAGAGCGTGTCTGAGGTGGTGGTGAACAGGGTGGATGTGGCGCGGCTCCCAGAACGTGGCAGTGGAGATGGTGGCCCCCAGCCACCCAGGAAGGTCCAGAGGGGGGCCACGGGTGCCAGCCCGGTGCCCCGTAGCGGCTGGGCACAGAGACTGGAGAAGGATAAGCGGATCCAGCGGATGCACATGCAGCAGTTGGAGGTGAACCTGCAGATGCAAGTCCAGAGCCAGAGCGAGGAGTTGAAGGTGTGGCCCAAGCACCTGCAGGTGGAGCCCCGGCTCCTGAGCAAGCAGCTGGCCGTTTTCCTGGCCCCTGAGAGCTCCTGGGAGGAGCAGCTGCCCCGGGTGCTGCAGGAGGCCCCTCGGAAGCTGAGGCTCACCGTGGGGCGGGCCCCGTCCACGCAGGCCCAGCTCTCAGGTCAGCAGCAGAAGCTCCTGGCCTTCTTCAAGTGCTGCCTGCTCACCAACCACCTGCCCCTTGCCCACCACTTGCTGGTCACCCACCACAGCCAGCAGCGGAAACAGAAGCTGCTCACTCTGGACATGTACAACACCGTCATGCTTGGCTGGGCGCGGCAG GGGGCCTTCAGGGAGCTGGTGTATGTGTTGTTGATGGTGAAGGATGCTGGActcaccccagacctgctgtCCTACGCGGCCATCCTCCAGTGCATGGGGAGGCGGGGCCAGGACGCTGGGACCATTGAAAG GTGTCTGAAACAGATGAGCCAGGAGGGGCTGAAGCTGCAGGCGCTCTTCACCGCCGTGCCGCTGTCCGAGGAGGAGCAGGCCACTGTGCTGAAGGCCGTGCACAAGGTGAAGCCCACCTTCAGCCTCCCGCCGCGGCCGCCGCCCGCGGTCAACACCTCGAAGCTGCTCAGGGCCGTGTATGCCAAG GATGGGCCGGTGTCCTACCCGAAGCTACACTTGCCCCTGAAGACCCTGCAGTCGCTTTTTGAGAAGCAGCTTTGCGTGGAGCTGGCCAGCAAGGTGTGCGTGGTGTCTGTGGAGAAGCCTGCATTGCCAAGCAAGGAGGTCACGCACGCG CGGAAGACCCTGCAGACCCTGCGGGACCACTGGGAGAAAGCGCTGTGCCGGGTGCTGCAGGAGACCAAGAAccacctggaggtggaggtgcaCAAGGGCCGGTTCTCACTGTACCCCTTCCTGTGCCTGCTGGACGAGCGCGAGGTGGtgcagatgctgctgcag GCGCTGCCCGCCCAGGGCGAGTCCTTCACCACCCTGGCCCGGGAGCTGAGCGCACGCACTTTCAGCCGGCATGTGGTGCAGAGGCGGCGGCTCAGTGGTCAGGTGCAGGCGCTGGAGACGTACTACAGGAAGTACCTGCACCTGCTGGCCTCGGACACCAAG GTGCCCAACCCCTGCCTGCCGCGGCAGTACTGGGAGGCGCTGGGGGCGCCCGAGGCCCTGCGGGAGCAGCCCTGGCCCCTGCCAGTGCAGATGGAGCTGGGCAAGCAGCTGGCGGAGATGCTGGTGCAAGCCACGCGGATGCCGTCCAGTCTGGACAACCGGCACGGCTCCTCCCGGCTTGTTCCCGTGCTCTACCACGTGTACTCCTTCCGCAACGTCCAGCAG ATCGGCATCCTGAAGCCGCACCCGGCTTACGTGCAGCTGCTGGAGACGGCCGCGGAGCCCACGCTGACCTTCGAGGCGGTGGATGTGCCCATGCTGTGTCCCCCGCTGCCCTGGACCTCACCGCACACGGGCGCCTTTCTGCTCAGCCCCACCAAGCTGATGCGCACGGTGGAAGGCGCCACGCAGCACCAGGAGCTGCTGGAAACCTGCCCGCCCACCGCGCTGCACGGCGCTCTGGACGCTCTCACCCAACTGGGCAACTGCGCCTGGCGCGTCAACGGGCGGGTGCTGGACCTGGTGCTGCAGCTCTTCCAGGCCAAGGGCTGCCCCAAGCTAGGCGTGCCGGCCCCGGCCTCCGAGGCTCCCCAGCCGGCGGAGGCCCACGTGCCGCAGAGCGCCGCGCCCGCCCGCAAGGCTGAGCTGCGCCGGGAGCTGGCGCGCTGCCAGAAGTTGGCCCGGGAGATGCACAGCCTGCGGGCGGAGGCGCTGTACCGCCTGTCTCTGGCGCAGCACCTGCGGGGCCGCGTCTTCTGGCTGCCGCACAACATGGACTTCCGCGGCCGCACCTACCCGTGCCCGCCGCACTTCAACCACCTGGGCAGCGACGTGGCGCGGGCCCTGCTGGAGTTCGCCCAGGGCCGCCCGCTCGGCCCGCACGGCCTGGACTGGCTCAAGATCCACTTGGTCAACCTCACCGGGTTCAAGAAGCGCGAACCGCTGCGGAAGCGCCTGGCCTTCGCGGAGGAGGTGATGGACGACATCCTGGATTCGGCGGACCAGCCCATGACG GGCCGAAAGTGGTGGATGGGCGCTGAGGAACCCTGGCAGACGCTGGCCTGCTGTATGGAGGTGGCGAACGCCGTACGCTGCTCCGACCCTGCTGCCTACGTTTCCCACCTCCCCGTCCACCAG GACGGCTCTTGCAACGGCCTACAGCATTATGCTGCCCTGGGCCGCGACAGCGTGGGCGCCGCCTCGGTCAACCTGGAGCCCTCGGATGTGCCCCAGGACGTGTACAGCGGCGTGGCTGCGCAG GTGGAGGTGTTCCGCAGGCAGGATGCCCAGCGGGGCACGCGGGTGGCACAGATGCTGGAAGGCTTTATCACCCGCAAGGTGGTGAAGCAGACGGTGATGACTGTGGTGTACGGGGTCACCCGCTACGGCGGCCGTCTGCAGATTGAGAAGCGCCTCCGGGAGCTGACCGACTTTCCCCAG GAGTTTGTGTGGGAGGCCTCCCACTACCTCGTACGCCAGGTCTTCAAGAGTCTACAGGAGATGTTCTCAGGGACCCGGGCCATCCAG CACTGGCTGACCGAGAGCGCCCGCCTCATCTCCCACATGGGCTCCGTGGTGGAGTGGGTCACACCCCTGGGTATCCCCATCATCCAGCCCTACCGCCTGGAGCACAAGGTCAAG CAAGTACGAGGTGGGATTCAGAGCATCACCTACATCCACAATGGAGACATCAGCCA GAAGCCCAACACGCGTAAGCAGAAGAACGGGTTCCCACCGAACTTCATCCACTCGCTGGACTCCTCGCATATGATGCTCACTGCCCTGCACTGCTACAG GAGCCGTCCGCTCTGCCGCAGGAAGGGCCTGACCTTCGTCTCTGTGCACGACTGTTACTGGACCCACGCAGCTGATGTCGCCGTCATGAACCAG GTGTGCCGGGAGCAGTTTGTCTGCTTGCACAGTGAACCCATCCTGGAGGACCTGTCCCGGTTCCTGGTCAGCCGGTTCTGCCCTAA CCCCACACCCCGGAAGATCTCCCAGTGCTGGGAGGCCAGCCAGCTGAAGGAGACCCTGCAGGCAGTGCCCAAGCCAG GGGCCTTCGACCTGGAGCGGGTGAAGCATTCCACCTACTTTTTCAGCTGA
- the POLRMT gene encoding DNA-directed RNA polymerase, mitochondrial isoform X2, with protein MSVLCWGRGAAGLRRALQPCGCPGLLAKEGILGGVCGPRRSSSASPQEQDQDRRKDWGHVELLEVLQARVRQLQAESVSEVVVNRVDVARLPERGSGDGGPQPPRKVQRGATGASPVPRSGWAQRLEKDKRIQRMHMQQLEVNLQMQVQSQSEELKVWPKHLQVEPRLLSKQLAVFLAPESSWEEQLPRVLQEAPRKLRLTVGRAPSTQAQLSGQQQKLLAFFKCCLLTNHLPLAHHLLVTHHSQQRKQKLLTLDMYNTVMLGWARQGAFRELVYVLLMVKDAGLTPDLLSYAAILQCMGRRGQDAGTIERCLKQMSQEGLKLQALFTAVPLSEEEQATVLKAVHKVKPTFSLPPRPPPAVNTSKLLRAVYAKDGPVSYPKLHLPLKTLQSLFEKQLCVELASKVCVVSVEKPALPSKEVTHARKTLQTLRDHWEKALCRVLQETKNHLEVEVHKGRFSLYPFLCLLDEREVVQMLLQVLQALPAQGESFTTLARELSARTFSRHVVQRRRLSGQVQALETYYRKYLHLLASDTKVRRAPPLLLAGASPDAQLSDHPVPQVPNPCLPRQYWEALGAPEALREQPWPLPVQMELGKQLAEMLVQATRMPSSLDNRHGSSRLVPVLYHVYSFRNVQQIGILKPHPAYVQLLETAAEPTLTFEAVDVPMLCPPLPWTSPHTGAFLLSPTKLMRTVEGATQHQELLETCPPTALHGALDALTQLGNCAWRVNGRVLDLVLQLFQAKGCPKLGVPAPASEAPQPAEAHVPQSAAPARKAELRRELARCQKLAREMHSLRAEALYRLSLAQHLRGRVFWLPHNMDFRGRTYPCPPHFNHLGSDVARALLEFAQGRPLGPHGLDWLKIHLVNLTGFKKREPLRKRLAFAEEVMDDILDSADQPMTGRKWWMGAEEPWQTLACCMEVANAVRCSDPAAYVSHLPVHQDGSCNGLQHYAALGRDSVGAASVNLEPSDVPQDVYSGVAAQVEVFRRQDAQRGTRVAQMLEGFITRKVVKQTVMTVVYGVTRYGGRLQIEKRLRELTDFPQEFVWEASHYLVRQVFKSLQEMFSGTRAIQHWLTESARLISHMGSVVEWVTPLGIPIIQPYRLEHKVKQVRGGIQSITYIHNGDISQKPNTRKQKNGFPPNFIHSLDSSHMMLTALHCYRSRPLCRRKGLTFVSVHDCYWTHAADVAVMNQVCREQFVCLHSEPILEDLSRFLVSRFCPNPTPRKISQCWEASQLKETLQAVPKPGAFDLERVKHSTYFFS; from the exons TGCTCCAGGCGCGGGTGCGGCAGCTGCAGGCTGAGAGCGTGTCTGAGGTGGTGGTGAACAGGGTGGATGTGGCGCGGCTCCCAGAACGTGGCAGTGGAGATGGTGGCCCCCAGCCACCCAGGAAGGTCCAGAGGGGGGCCACGGGTGCCAGCCCGGTGCCCCGTAGCGGCTGGGCACAGAGACTGGAGAAGGATAAGCGGATCCAGCGGATGCACATGCAGCAGTTGGAGGTGAACCTGCAGATGCAAGTCCAGAGCCAGAGCGAGGAGTTGAAGGTGTGGCCCAAGCACCTGCAGGTGGAGCCCCGGCTCCTGAGCAAGCAGCTGGCCGTTTTCCTGGCCCCTGAGAGCTCCTGGGAGGAGCAGCTGCCCCGGGTGCTGCAGGAGGCCCCTCGGAAGCTGAGGCTCACCGTGGGGCGGGCCCCGTCCACGCAGGCCCAGCTCTCAGGTCAGCAGCAGAAGCTCCTGGCCTTCTTCAAGTGCTGCCTGCTCACCAACCACCTGCCCCTTGCCCACCACTTGCTGGTCACCCACCACAGCCAGCAGCGGAAACAGAAGCTGCTCACTCTGGACATGTACAACACCGTCATGCTTGGCTGGGCGCGGCAG GGGGCCTTCAGGGAGCTGGTGTATGTGTTGTTGATGGTGAAGGATGCTGGActcaccccagacctgctgtCCTACGCGGCCATCCTCCAGTGCATGGGGAGGCGGGGCCAGGACGCTGGGACCATTGAAAG GTGTCTGAAACAGATGAGCCAGGAGGGGCTGAAGCTGCAGGCGCTCTTCACCGCCGTGCCGCTGTCCGAGGAGGAGCAGGCCACTGTGCTGAAGGCCGTGCACAAGGTGAAGCCCACCTTCAGCCTCCCGCCGCGGCCGCCGCCCGCGGTCAACACCTCGAAGCTGCTCAGGGCCGTGTATGCCAAG GATGGGCCGGTGTCCTACCCGAAGCTACACTTGCCCCTGAAGACCCTGCAGTCGCTTTTTGAGAAGCAGCTTTGCGTGGAGCTGGCCAGCAAGGTGTGCGTGGTGTCTGTGGAGAAGCCTGCATTGCCAAGCAAGGAGGTCACGCACGCG CGGAAGACCCTGCAGACCCTGCGGGACCACTGGGAGAAAGCGCTGTGCCGGGTGCTGCAGGAGACCAAGAAccacctggaggtggaggtgcaCAAGGGCCGGTTCTCACTGTACCCCTTCCTGTGCCTGCTGGACGAGCGCGAGGTGGtgcagatgctgctgcag GTCCTGCAGGCGCTGCCCGCCCAGGGCGAGTCCTTCACCACCCTGGCCCGGGAGCTGAGCGCACGCACTTTCAGCCGGCATGTGGTGCAGAGGCGGCGGCTCAGTGGTCAGGTGCAGGCGCTGGAGACGTACTACAGGAAGTACCTGCACCTGCTGGCCTCGGACACCAAGGTAAGGCGCGCACCCCCTCTCCTCCTGGCCGGGGCCA GTCCCGATGCCCAGCTCTCTGACCACCCTGTCCCACAGGTGCCCAACCCCTGCCTGCCGCGGCAGTACTGGGAGGCGCTGGGGGCGCCCGAGGCCCTGCGGGAGCAGCCCTGGCCCCTGCCAGTGCAGATGGAGCTGGGCAAGCAGCTGGCGGAGATGCTGGTGCAAGCCACGCGGATGCCGTCCAGTCTGGACAACCGGCACGGCTCCTCCCGGCTTGTTCCCGTGCTCTACCACGTGTACTCCTTCCGCAACGTCCAGCAG ATCGGCATCCTGAAGCCGCACCCGGCTTACGTGCAGCTGCTGGAGACGGCCGCGGAGCCCACGCTGACCTTCGAGGCGGTGGATGTGCCCATGCTGTGTCCCCCGCTGCCCTGGACCTCACCGCACACGGGCGCCTTTCTGCTCAGCCCCACCAAGCTGATGCGCACGGTGGAAGGCGCCACGCAGCACCAGGAGCTGCTGGAAACCTGCCCGCCCACCGCGCTGCACGGCGCTCTGGACGCTCTCACCCAACTGGGCAACTGCGCCTGGCGCGTCAACGGGCGGGTGCTGGACCTGGTGCTGCAGCTCTTCCAGGCCAAGGGCTGCCCCAAGCTAGGCGTGCCGGCCCCGGCCTCCGAGGCTCCCCAGCCGGCGGAGGCCCACGTGCCGCAGAGCGCCGCGCCCGCCCGCAAGGCTGAGCTGCGCCGGGAGCTGGCGCGCTGCCAGAAGTTGGCCCGGGAGATGCACAGCCTGCGGGCGGAGGCGCTGTACCGCCTGTCTCTGGCGCAGCACCTGCGGGGCCGCGTCTTCTGGCTGCCGCACAACATGGACTTCCGCGGCCGCACCTACCCGTGCCCGCCGCACTTCAACCACCTGGGCAGCGACGTGGCGCGGGCCCTGCTGGAGTTCGCCCAGGGCCGCCCGCTCGGCCCGCACGGCCTGGACTGGCTCAAGATCCACTTGGTCAACCTCACCGGGTTCAAGAAGCGCGAACCGCTGCGGAAGCGCCTGGCCTTCGCGGAGGAGGTGATGGACGACATCCTGGATTCGGCGGACCAGCCCATGACG GGCCGAAAGTGGTGGATGGGCGCTGAGGAACCCTGGCAGACGCTGGCCTGCTGTATGGAGGTGGCGAACGCCGTACGCTGCTCCGACCCTGCTGCCTACGTTTCCCACCTCCCCGTCCACCAG GACGGCTCTTGCAACGGCCTACAGCATTATGCTGCCCTGGGCCGCGACAGCGTGGGCGCCGCCTCGGTCAACCTGGAGCCCTCGGATGTGCCCCAGGACGTGTACAGCGGCGTGGCTGCGCAG GTGGAGGTGTTCCGCAGGCAGGATGCCCAGCGGGGCACGCGGGTGGCACAGATGCTGGAAGGCTTTATCACCCGCAAGGTGGTGAAGCAGACGGTGATGACTGTGGTGTACGGGGTCACCCGCTACGGCGGCCGTCTGCAGATTGAGAAGCGCCTCCGGGAGCTGACCGACTTTCCCCAG GAGTTTGTGTGGGAGGCCTCCCACTACCTCGTACGCCAGGTCTTCAAGAGTCTACAGGAGATGTTCTCAGGGACCCGGGCCATCCAG CACTGGCTGACCGAGAGCGCCCGCCTCATCTCCCACATGGGCTCCGTGGTGGAGTGGGTCACACCCCTGGGTATCCCCATCATCCAGCCCTACCGCCTGGAGCACAAGGTCAAG CAAGTACGAGGTGGGATTCAGAGCATCACCTACATCCACAATGGAGACATCAGCCA GAAGCCCAACACGCGTAAGCAGAAGAACGGGTTCCCACCGAACTTCATCCACTCGCTGGACTCCTCGCATATGATGCTCACTGCCCTGCACTGCTACAG GAGCCGTCCGCTCTGCCGCAGGAAGGGCCTGACCTTCGTCTCTGTGCACGACTGTTACTGGACCCACGCAGCTGATGTCGCCGTCATGAACCAG GTGTGCCGGGAGCAGTTTGTCTGCTTGCACAGTGAACCCATCCTGGAGGACCTGTCCCGGTTCCTGGTCAGCCGGTTCTGCCCTAA CCCCACACCCCGGAAGATCTCCCAGTGCTGGGAGGCCAGCCAGCTGAAGGAGACCCTGCAGGCAGTGCCCAAGCCAG GGGCCTTCGACCTGGAGCGGGTGAAGCATTCCACCTACTTTTTCAGCTGA